The stretch of DNA TTCGCCAACGAGGTTATTTATTTTTTGATGCTCAATTACAAAATCCTCATTTAGAACGATTTGGTTCGTATGTAATTAGCTTAAAACAGTATCAACGTTTATTAACTCAAGCTTTAAGGTTGCCTTGTCAGTTTAATTAATTAAATTACTCCATCCCCAAGCTAATAAAATTGCTACGATCGCTCCAATTAAGGTATTAATAATATTAACCATTTCATTGGTTAACCACGACCAATTTGATTGCCAAGTTGCCCCGATCAAACTTTCAATGGTAGTAGCTAGAAAAGCTGCGATCGCACACCAAAGAATTCCCAACCCATCAATTGTACCGACTAACCAAGCAATAATCGCGATCGCTAATGAACCAACTATACCAGCTACAGTTCCTTCTAAACTTACTGCGCCTTCTGTGCCTTTTGGTACGGGTTTTAAAGTAGTAATCAAGAAAGTATGTTTGCCATATGCTTTACCCACTTCACTAGCAGTAGTATCGGAAAGTTTGGTACTAAAACTAGCTACATAACCTAATAAAAATAGTTCTTGTAAGAGAGAGTTAACAAATAAGGTGGTAACAGCGCAAATTGTGGCGATTAAAGCTGAACCCCAAACATTTTCTGGTCCTCGCATTCCTGAACGCTTTTCTGCTATTCCTGCTGCTTCTTTTTGAGTCATGCCGATTCGAGTGACTGCCGAACCAACCAAGAAATAAAACATGACAATTACATATCCTTGCCATCCCAATATTCCCCAAACCAACACGCCTAAAATCCAAGCATGAAGGTAACCCATTGGAGTAAGTAATTTTTTCGGACTAATCCAAGCAAAACTGATTAAAAAACTATTTAATCCTACTGCTACTAACCAAGGATTGAACCAATTAATTGTAGAAAACATTAGTCCTCTAATTTCAAGATGTTTTTATTCACCTAATAAAATATACAGACTTTTTGTGATTAAACTTCTTTAGTACTAAATTAATTTTGAGACCCTAAGCTTGTACTCTTAATTGTACCATTTGTGCTATTAGGATTTTGATGATCTTGCTGCCTGGTATGAGCTACGCTGAGACCGCACTTGTTGAAAATCTAAATTTGGAAATTACTAATCCACAATTAACTTTTCTTTTCAATATACTCGCGCCAATAAACTATTTTTCCGTCTTTTAGTTCAAAAATAATTGCATCTTCTGCTTGAGAATTTTTACCAGTTTTTTTATTGCGATCGCTCCAATTCCACTCTACCGCACCTTGAAATTCGTCAATAATTATTCGTTTAATTGTTACTTTTGTGTTAGTAAATTGCTCAAAATAATCTTCGGCTGCTTGTTTGATTACTTCCTTTCCTTCAAACTTAGTTCCAGCAGCTATAAAAATAGCATTTTCAGCAAAATCTTGCACAATAGCTGATGAATCAGCATTTTCCCAAGCATAAGCTTGTCTTTCTACCATTGCTTGAATAGCTTGTTCTGAATTCATCTGCCCTAAAAATAAAAATAAAAAAGCGACTAACGGTAAAACTTGTGCCATGATTACAAAAAAATCTTGCCTAAATTTTACTACTTTTTACATAATTAATTACTAATTATGAGGGATGAATAATCAACAATCAGCTATTAACCTCACCGAAAGTGCGCGTAGCGACCAACCATTAGCAAAAATAAGGGCTTTGATTATATTTTATGAAATTGATAACTACTATATTTCAAGTTTCTTTTTACAAATAAAGTATGGTAAAACACAATAAGAAAAAATTGAGATAACAATATAACTAATTAATAAAATCCATACCTGTTTGCTTTCATCTCTAACTTTTAAGTTACTAATTATTTTTTCGTAACTAATCTTGACAGATTTTCCTACAATATTTTTTCCAGTAATAATATTGTAATACAAATAATAAAAAGTATAGAGGACAAGTAGATAAATACTTAAAGAAATTGGATGATAAACAATTAAACTTAAATCATTATATAACAAACATTGTTCTTGAATCGAGTTAAATAAACAGTTGGTCGGACTAAGTTTACTTAAACTAGAAACACAAAACATTATTATTAAAAAGGTAGGCAAATAACAAAGAATTGGATGGTAAATAAACTTTTTAAAACCATTTAACATTGTTTGACTCTTTTTGATCGGCTGCTTAAAATTTTTACATAGGTTTGATAAAATATTTTAAAATTTCCTTCAAGAAAAATTAAAGATTGTTTAATGAGATTTACTATTTTTACTTATTTTTTTTAAGTTAATTGCTACAATAATTATCCTTACGTTAGTTTCCCTTTACATATTTTTAAATTAGTAAAATAGTATTATAATTGGCGAGTTATAGCGATCGCTAATAAATATACCTGTGAAGCTAATTTCTCACCTACGAACCTCACCAAAGACTCGACTCAAACTTGGTAACACCCCTTGTCTGCGCTAATACTCATTCCACCAGTAAATCCTTCTGCCCTCGTTAAAAAAAAATTATTCTAGCTATTGACTTAAAAATCAACTTAGCTTTAAGATAAAAACAAGTTGATTAAAAAATCAAACTAATTAATTTCAGACTTATGATCAAAAACTAACGATTCATCTCACGCGTTAGATAAATTTCAGCTATCAAACAGGAGAATAGTATGCTCGTAACTGCATCGCAAGAAGGCAGAGAAAAAATTCTCGTAGCCTTTAACAAATTATTAAATGAATATCAACAACAACAAACCAAAGTAGCGACTAAAGAAGAAGAATTACAACAAACTATTAATCAAAAACTTTTAACACAAGTCAACGAATATACAGTTAATAATATTATTAACGGCATGGCAGCATTACAATTAGATTTTAGTAGTGTCGTTAATGAATTAACTAGTAAATTAAACCGAGAATCTAATAAATTAACCGAATTAAAACAAGCTATTATAATTGAACAAAAAAAACTAGAACAACTACGTAAAATAAAATTAATTGCTGATGCTTTACATCTTTTAAAACAAGAACATCAAGAAAAAATTCAACAAATACAAATTCAGGCAACTAATCAAAAAGAAGCTTTAGCTAAAGAAATAAACCAAATTAAAAAACAATGGGCAAAAGAACAAGAAGAATTTAGCTTAAAAGTGACAGAAGTAGCAGAATTATTAAAACAAAAACGACAGCAAGAAGAAGCTGATTATCAATACGAAATTACTAGGCAAAGACAAATAGAAAGAGATGATTATCAAGAAGATAAACGTCAACAAGAAAGAGAATTAGCCGAAACAGCACAACAAAAAGAACAAAATTGGCAGGTAAGAGAAGAAAATTTAGCCGAACATAAAAAGGAATGGGAAGCAAATCAACAAAAAATAGCGACTTTTGCAGATAAAATTAAAGAAGAAGCTAATAAAGCTAGAGTAGAAGCAATTAAAGAAGCGGACAGAAAAGCTAAAATTCAACTTGATTTGCTTGAAAAAGAATGGGAAGCAAATCAACAAGGATACGAACTCAAAATACAAGTTTTAGAAACAACGATTCAGAAACAAACTGAACAGATAACTGAATTAACCACTCAACTGCAAACAGTTAATTCTCAAGCACAAAACTTAGCTCTCCAGGCTTTTCAAAGCAATGCTAATTAATCAATTAAAGGTAATTAATTATGACAATTAATTCTAAAAGTACTAAAGCTGAAATTTTGCAAGCCTATAAAATATTAGAAAAAGATAAAAAAGCATTAGAGTCCGAAATAAAAAAAGCAACTAGTAATTCTAGTGCTGTTATTAAAGAAAATCATCCTATTAATCAAACAAAAGCAACCTTATCATCTAAAAATATGGAACAAACTATTAAAATTTTAGAAAAATTGCAAACTGATTTTGGAAGTTCAGTTGGTAGTTTTTCTGAACAATTAGTAGCAGAAGCAATCTCATTTCAAACTATACAAGAATCGATTTTTACAGAAAAACAGCAACTAGAGGAACTATATCAATTAACTGAGATAAATGAAGATACTATTAATGATTTAATTAAAACTTATCAAATCAGTGCCAAACAATTTGTTGAAGAATTAACTCAACAGCAAGAAAATATTGAACAAGAAATCGAATCTTTAAAACAAGCTTGGGCTAAAGAAAAAGAAATTTTTACTCGCACTATTAAAGAACGCAATGAAAATTATCAAAAAACTAAACAAAGAGAAGCAGAAGAATATCAATATAATTTAGATTTACAAAGAGATTTAGATGAAGAACAATACGAACAACAAAAAAAACATTTATACCAAGAATTAACTACGGCTCGTTTACAATTAGAAAAACAATGGCAACAACGAGAAGAAATTATCACTCAACAAGAACAAGAATATACTGAAGCTAAAAACAAAGTAGCTACTTTTGAAGAAGAATTAAGAATAAAAATAAAACAAGCCGAAGAAGAAGGGAAAGGTATTGGTAATTATCAAGCCAAAATTAAAGCAGATTTACGAACTAAAGAAATAGAGGGACAAACCAAAAACTATCAGTTAAGAATACAAACATTAGAACAAACAATTCATAATCAAGAACTTAGAATTGATAAACTGTCCCAACAACTCGACTTAGCTCTTAAACAAGTTCAAGATTTAGCGGTTAAAGCTATTGAAGGTACATCTAATCGCAAGTCTTTTGAAGCAATGAAAGAAATTGCTTTGGAACAAATAAAAAATCAACCAAAAAGTAAATAAATAGATGTTGATTTAATTAAAGTTTTCTAGGGGTAATGTAGGGATAGATTGAACTTTTATCCCTATTTTTCTTGAATAAAACCTTCAATCATTAACTTGATCAATAGCTTGTTGAATTATTTGTTTTTGTTCTCGGTCATATCCCCAACGATTGAGAAATTT from Stanieria cyanosphaera PCC 7437 encodes:
- a CDS encoding TIGR00297 family protein; the protein is MFSTINWFNPWLVAVGLNSFLISFAWISPKKLLTPMGYLHAWILGVLVWGILGWQGYVIVMFYFLVGSAVTRIGMTQKEAAGIAEKRSGMRGPENVWGSALIATICAVTTLFVNSLLQELFLLGYVASFSTKLSDTTASEVGKAYGKHTFLITTLKPVPKGTEGAVSLEGTVAGIVGSLAIAIIAWLVGTIDGLGILWCAIAAFLATTIESLIGATWQSNWSWLTNEMVNIINTLIGAIVAILLAWGWSNLIN
- a CDS encoding nuclear transport factor 2 family protein; this encodes MAQVLPLVAFLFLFLGQMNSEQAIQAMVERQAYAWENADSSAIVQDFAENAIFIAAGTKFEGKEVIKQAAEDYFEQFTNTKVTIKRIIIDEFQGAVEWNWSDRNKKTGKNSQAEDAIIFELKDGKIVYWREYIEKKS
- a CDS encoding coiled-coil domain-containing protein, with amino-acid sequence MLVTASQEGREKILVAFNKLLNEYQQQQTKVATKEEELQQTINQKLLTQVNEYTVNNIINGMAALQLDFSSVVNELTSKLNRESNKLTELKQAIIIEQKKLEQLRKIKLIADALHLLKQEHQEKIQQIQIQATNQKEALAKEINQIKKQWAKEQEEFSLKVTEVAELLKQKRQQEEADYQYEITRQRQIERDDYQEDKRQQERELAETAQQKEQNWQVREENLAEHKKEWEANQQKIATFADKIKEEANKARVEAIKEADRKAKIQLDLLEKEWEANQQGYELKIQVLETTIQKQTEQITELTTQLQTVNSQAQNLALQAFQSNAN
- a CDS encoding coiled-coil domain-containing protein — encoded protein: MTINSKSTKAEILQAYKILEKDKKALESEIKKATSNSSAVIKENHPINQTKATLSSKNMEQTIKILEKLQTDFGSSVGSFSEQLVAEAISFQTIQESIFTEKQQLEELYQLTEINEDTINDLIKTYQISAKQFVEELTQQQENIEQEIESLKQAWAKEKEIFTRTIKERNENYQKTKQREAEEYQYNLDLQRDLDEEQYEQQKKHLYQELTTARLQLEKQWQQREEIITQQEQEYTEAKNKVATFEEELRIKIKQAEEEGKGIGNYQAKIKADLRTKEIEGQTKNYQLRIQTLEQTIHNQELRIDKLSQQLDLALKQVQDLAVKAIEGTSNRKSFEAMKEIALEQIKNQPKSK